The following coding sequences are from one Triticum dicoccoides isolate Atlit2015 ecotype Zavitan chromosome 4A, WEW_v2.0, whole genome shotgun sequence window:
- the LOC119283496 gene encoding ribosomal protein S4, mitochondrial-like — MPALRFKTCRLLPGNVRNRELSLIQRRILRRLRNKRRSIKRNLSRRENLNSNIKSQTTRKLSLYCGDLPIREMHRGRERTSYIPFLLNQETRSDVIPVRLHFSDTLPQARQPISHRRVCLNNGLVTITHLKVSHDDLISFKENDARTRSFEIRRSFYIDISVGKIIGKFLSAISVGKRRGKFLPARIWRRTKKEWFRLLTTQRGCRLLLKSKELQKLHSYMQEEDFERTKKFGSAKVCLGSSFAEHNRMKRNLFHFKYFFLLKRGKEKNRNLPTRTISPFVEIR; from the coding sequence ATGCCAGCATTAAGATTTAAAACGTGTCGTCTACTTCCAGGAAATGTTCGGAACAGAGAACTTTCTCTAATCCAACGCCGTATTCTCCGAAGATTGAGGAACAAGAGGAGATCCATTAAAAGAAATCTTTCTCGGAGAGAAAATCTAAACAGTAACATCAAATCACAAACTACACGAAAGTTGTCTCTTTATTGTGGGGATTTACCCATAAGGGAGATGCACAGAGGAAGAGAACGAACTTCATATATCCCTTTTTTACTCAATCAAGAAACAAGATCGGACGTGATTCCGGTTCGTCTCCATTTTAGTGACACTCTTCCTCAAGCAAGGCAGCCGATAAGTCATCGAAGGGTTTGTTTGAATAATGGACTTGTAACCATTACTCATTTGAAAGTTTCCCACGATGATCTAATATCTTTTAAAGAAAATGACGCGAGAACCCGCAGTTTTGAAATAAGGAGATCTTTCTATATCGACATATCAGTTGGAAAAATCATAGGCAAATTCCTATCGGCCATATCAGTTGGAAAAAGAAGAGGCAAATTCCTACCGGCCAGAATCTGGAGAAGAACAAAAAAAGAATGGTTCCGCTTACTCACAACTCAGAGGGGATGCCGCTTACTACTCAAATCCAAGGAATTGCAAAAGTTGCATTCTTATATGCAAGAAGAAGACTTTGAAAGAACAAAGAAGTTTGGATCCGCAAAAGTATGCTTAGGCAGTTCCTTCGCTGAGCACAACAGAATGAAGAGGAATTTGTTTCATTTCAAATACTTCTTCTTATTGAAAAGAGGGAAGGAGAAAAACCGAAATCTTCCTACTCGAACAATAAGTCCTTTCGTAGAGATACGTTAA